The genome window GTATTACTATTGTCTATGTTCTGTATTTGTCTTTTGTATAATATGTTACTATATTATGGGTTGTTCTCGGTCAGTCTATTGTGTAGGTACTGTGTGTCTACTGTGTCTACTGTGTAAAGTGTAGTATAGACTGGTGGATACAATTTCAATACAGGTATAACCGCTAGTGACAGTAAGACACAGAAGAAGGCAAACAACACGGACAACAGGCAAAGAAGACACTGAACAAGGCAAACACCAAATGAACGAATGTCACCAAGCGTGTCCCCCCGGAGGACCAAGGGTATGTCAACATGCGAAACTTGATATTCGAACACAAAAGAAGAGGCCCTCCCAAACGCCGCAAATGCAAGATATATCGATCAACATCCGTCACCTTCactctcccttttcttcgaAATCCAATTCAAACTGGCGCACGCGTGTCGCGCGGCAACTGCAAGTGCAACATGCTCGAAGCGCATAGCAAATGAACCCATCATGGCTGGCATGCAAATCGCTGAAATACCATCAGAGTCGGCGACGTATCTATCGCAAAGTCGTCATTTCCCCATTATAGCACAATGCAGCATGAGCTTTTTCGCTTGTCGAACGTCAGGAGCGCGGCACGCGTGGCCGCCTCGAATACATCGTCGACGCCCTCGCCGGTTAACGAGGAACACTCGAGATACTTGCGAGCTCCGATCTGCGTTGAGATGTCGCTTCCTTCTTTGAACGTCACGAACTTTAGCGActtctttctcatctcctcGACAGCCAAAGGATCTTCCCGCAGATCTTTCTTCAACCCGACAAGGATGATAGGAACACCCGGACATCGTTCGTTCGCTTCTTCGATCCACTACAAGAACCAGTCAGCAACAGTCCAACGGTAACAAGATGGTCAGACAACCTTATGTTTAACGTTCTCCAGCGAATCGGGCGTGTCCACGGAGAACCCAATAAGGATCACATGCGCCTTGGAATAAGCGAGCGGACGCAATCGTTCGTAATCTTCCTGACCAGCAGTATCCCATAGTGCCAATTGAACCGAACGGCCATCCACTCTGCAATCCGTCACGTAATTCTCAAACACCGTCGGAACCTGGTTGACACGCGACAGTCAGATGCATGCTAAGTAGTCAGCGAAGGAGGTGATAGGTACGAACATAGTGCTACAGATCAGAAACCGGTTAGCCAATGAAACTCCATCGATCAGCGCattgggagaagagggttgACTTACGGTTGGAAAATAGCCCAGGGTGAAGACGCTGAGCAGACTGGTCTTTCCGCAGGCACCATCCCCGATGATCACCAACTTCCTACATGCAGGTCAACTCAATGCCCCATTCGTTCATGGCATGGATGATTGCATTGGGGCTGGCTGCACCCCCGCACCCCTCTATACGAGCAATCCGGTCGAGTGACAGCGGGTGGGCTGATAACGGGAACCAGAAATCGGCAGTAGATAACATGATGGCCTCAGGTGCACACCGGGAACCCAGGAACGACAACAGGGCGGGGGAACATACCT of Aspergillus luchuensis IFO 4308 DNA, chromosome 7, nearly complete sequence contains these proteins:
- the rho2 gene encoding putative Rho GTPase Rho 2 (COG:S;~EggNog:ENOG410PIRK;~InterPro:IPR005225,IPR001806,IPR027417,IPR003578;~PFAM:PF00025,PF08477,PF00071;~go_function: GO:0003924 - GTPase activity [Evidence IEA];~go_function: GO:0005525 - GTP binding [Evidence IEA];~go_process: GO:0007264 - small GTPase mediated signal transduction [Evidence IEA]), producing the protein MAQQQTDNVMRRKLVIIGDGACGKTSLLSVFTLGYFPTHYVPTVFENYVTDCRVDGRSVQLALWDTAGQEDYERLRPLAYSKAHVILIGFSVDTPDSLENVKHKWIEEANERCPGVPIILVGLKKDLREDPLAVEEMRKKSLKFVTFKEGSDISTQIGARKYLECSSLTGEGVDDVFEAATRAALLTFDKRKSSCCIVL